One region of Streptomyces sp. NBC_00442 genomic DNA includes:
- the eccB gene encoding type VII secretion protein EccB yields MASRRDELNAYTFAKRRTLASFIQPSPTGSEEGAPRPLRAVLPGTIAAVVLLAAFGAWGMFKPTAPPGWDTPGEKVIIASDSTTRYVVLTTDGKKELHPVLNMASAKLLLDPAKGEVVKVDESVLDKGSLPHGATLGIPYAPDRLPSPKEAGSAKRWAVCERPGDGGRAIQKAAFVFADRDAKRTDGAQRLTGGQLLYVTGADDKTRYVVDAQGTKYQVGTDELLLRALVGSGRQPERVSKEWLETLRSGDPITFPEVEGKIGDPAGVPGTLSREANRIGMVLRAPNGAGSQYYLVQQGKVAPVSDFTAKLLLNSRSLGSLMKTGRATETNASQFTPEPTEFGAQANWPRQSPVAVNDAGTASGSRNTVCNVLRDVNKDNGTTTMSTWAGTDFPAPLPTGSSSAYVTPGSGQLFRQVQGSQTTAGGVFLVTDTGLRYAMQSNSDSADGDSGAGLSADQRKQLDQEAQQAQTRLGYAKSEPAPIPMSWSSFLPTGPRLSTGAARQPQGS; encoded by the coding sequence ATGGCATCACGGCGGGACGAGCTCAACGCGTACACCTTCGCGAAGCGTCGTACGCTCGCGTCATTCATCCAGCCCTCGCCTACGGGCTCGGAAGAAGGGGCACCGCGCCCGCTGCGCGCCGTGCTGCCGGGCACCATCGCGGCCGTGGTGCTGCTCGCCGCGTTCGGTGCGTGGGGGATGTTCAAACCCACCGCGCCGCCCGGCTGGGACACCCCCGGCGAGAAGGTGATCATCGCGAGCGACTCCACCACCCGGTACGTGGTGCTGACCACCGACGGCAAGAAGGAGCTGCACCCCGTCCTCAACATGGCGTCCGCCAAACTCCTCCTCGACCCCGCCAAGGGCGAGGTCGTCAAGGTCGACGAGTCCGTACTCGACAAGGGCTCCCTGCCCCACGGCGCCACCCTCGGCATCCCCTACGCCCCCGACCGGCTGCCCTCCCCGAAGGAGGCCGGATCCGCCAAGCGCTGGGCGGTGTGCGAGCGTCCCGGCGACGGCGGACGCGCCATCCAGAAGGCCGCGTTCGTCTTCGCCGACCGCGACGCGAAACGCACGGACGGCGCCCAGCGCCTGACCGGCGGCCAGCTCCTGTACGTCACCGGAGCCGACGACAAGACCCGCTACGTCGTGGACGCGCAGGGAACCAAGTACCAGGTCGGCACCGACGAACTCCTCCTGCGCGCCCTGGTCGGCTCCGGCCGGCAGCCCGAGCGGGTGTCCAAGGAGTGGCTGGAGACCCTTCGTTCGGGTGACCCGATCACGTTCCCCGAGGTGGAGGGGAAGATCGGCGACCCCGCCGGAGTGCCCGGCACCCTCTCCCGCGAGGCCAACCGGATCGGCATGGTGCTGCGCGCACCCAACGGCGCGGGCAGCCAGTACTACCTCGTCCAGCAGGGCAAGGTCGCGCCGGTCTCCGACTTCACGGCGAAGCTGCTCCTCAACAGCCGCTCGCTCGGCAGCCTCATGAAGACCGGCCGGGCCACCGAGACGAACGCCTCCCAGTTCACCCCGGAGCCCACCGAGTTCGGTGCCCAGGCGAACTGGCCGCGCCAGTCGCCCGTCGCCGTCAACGACGCGGGCACCGCGAGCGGCAGCCGCAACACCGTGTGCAACGTGCTGCGCGACGTCAACAAGGACAACGGCACCACGACCATGAGCACCTGGGCGGGCACCGACTTCCCCGCGCCGCTGCCCACCGGTTCCAGCAGCGCCTACGTGACGCCCGGATCCGGCCAGCTCTTCCGTCAGGTCCAGGGCTCCCAGACCACGGCGGGCGGCGTCTTCCTCGTGACGGACACGGGTCTGCGCTACGCCATGCAGTCCAACAGCGACAGCGCCGACGGCGACTCGGGCGCAGGCCTCAGCGCCGACCAGCGCAAGCAGCTCGACCAGGAGGCCCAGCAGGCCCAGACCCGGCTCGGCTACGCCAAGTCCGAGCCGGCGCCGATCCCCATGAGCTGGTCCTCCTTCCTGCCCACCGGCCCCCGCTTGTCCACCGGGGCGGCCCGCCAGCCCCAGGGCTCCTGA
- the eccE gene encoding type VII secretion protein EccE gives MVSPTGTRSRSRERSGAPGGTVPRPGGRAQPAPAVVRRPAAAAVGPVAPRLKSRSGRFGSFRLQQLVLIESAVALLFAAWVAGPMALVPAGVVAVALVVLAVVRLRGRSLPEWLGTAWALRQRRRRAGAVAVPSGTLPGLAPAVECDPTLRTYSHGDRDQRPIGMIGDGGFLTVVLQVESDATALRTDRGRRPLPLALVRDALDVDDIRLESAQIVLHTQPAPALRLPQQSVAVTNYAPLHAQTTSPAIRITWIALKLNPELCPEAVAARGGGIEGAQKCAARTALHLASRLTGAGLHTTVLTEEELADAVATSACANPLVTAQAGRTETPQRRTEESSRSWRCDNRRHTTYWVRRWPRIDAASGTGGLPQLVALLTGVPALATTFSLTIARTSAREGTISGHVRVTGRSEAELAAARRELTRTAREAKAGLVPLDHEQLPGMLATLPFGGAR, from the coding sequence ATGGTTTCGCCGACAGGGACTCGGTCGCGCTCGCGGGAGCGTTCCGGTGCGCCGGGCGGCACGGTTCCACGCCCGGGTGGGCGTGCGCAGCCGGCCCCCGCGGTGGTGCGGCGTCCGGCGGCCGCGGCCGTCGGGCCGGTCGCACCCCGGCTCAAATCCCGTTCCGGACGCTTTGGTTCGTTTCGTCTGCAACAACTGGTCCTGATCGAGTCGGCCGTCGCGCTGCTGTTCGCCGCGTGGGTCGCCGGCCCGATGGCGCTGGTGCCGGCGGGCGTCGTCGCCGTGGCTCTCGTGGTGCTCGCGGTGGTGCGCCTTCGGGGGCGCTCGCTGCCCGAGTGGCTGGGCACCGCCTGGGCGCTGCGGCAACGCCGGCGCCGGGCGGGCGCCGTCGCGGTGCCGTCGGGCACGCTGCCGGGGCTCGCGCCCGCCGTGGAGTGCGATCCGACGCTGCGCACCTACAGCCACGGCGACCGGGACCAGCGGCCCATCGGGATGATCGGTGACGGTGGCTTCCTCACCGTCGTCCTCCAGGTCGAGTCGGACGCGACGGCGCTGCGGACCGACCGTGGCCGACGCCCGCTCCCGCTGGCGCTGGTGCGCGACGCGCTCGACGTGGACGACATCCGTCTCGAATCGGCGCAGATCGTGCTGCACACCCAGCCGGCTCCGGCACTGCGGCTGCCGCAGCAGTCGGTGGCGGTCACCAACTACGCGCCGCTGCACGCCCAGACCACGTCGCCCGCGATCCGCATCACCTGGATCGCCCTGAAGCTCAATCCGGAGCTGTGCCCGGAGGCGGTGGCGGCGCGGGGCGGCGGCATCGAGGGTGCCCAGAAGTGCGCGGCGCGCACCGCGCTCCATCTGGCGAGCCGGCTGACCGGCGCGGGCCTGCACACCACGGTGCTGACCGAGGAGGAGCTCGCGGACGCGGTGGCCACGTCGGCCTGCGCCAACCCGCTGGTCACGGCGCAGGCGGGCCGCACGGAGACGCCGCAGCGGCGCACCGAGGAGTCGAGCCGGTCCTGGCGCTGCGACAACCGCCGCCACACCACGTACTGGGTGCGGCGCTGGCCGAGGATCGACGCGGCGTCCGGGACCGGCGGGCTCCCGCAGCTGGTGGCCCTCCTGACGGGGGTCCCGGCGCTCGCGACCACCTTCAGCCTCACCATCGCTCGGACGAGTGCCCGGGAGGGCACCATCAGCGGCCACGTCCGGGTGACCGGTCGCAGCGAGGCCGAACTGGCGGCCGCCCGGCGGGAGTTGACGCGCACCGCGCGCGAGGCGAAGGCCGGGCTCGTGCCGCTCGACCACGAGCAGCTGCCCGGCATGCTCGCCACCCTGCCGTTCGGAGGCGCCCGCTGA
- a CDS encoding SCO5717 family growth-regulating ATPase encodes MNSDQDQFRTGGNARDENRSDADPETTGEFTIDYTPPAWYTQGAQDTPPPPPAPGPDQRAGAAGPPLPPPVGAPLDVPGLPQSGGFQPSWSPAPPQPAFPGPVQPGPVQPGPVSSAPSPDAHRPADESQAFGGGDIESGATMRFSPSALKREFAQLEAAAAAARGESAPAPDTDGTSASPSGHPAPETPATPQSSGPAADSGSPANPARAADRTDSPNAGAPDMVAPSNAAHLASGPDSANTAPDSANTTGPADGTDSPSAANTAGPTHPGDEEVTGPTGPDAPPFGTSAADDSPDPRFDGTSAAPAGDEEASGTTVIPDASAASGSSAASQAAEAETPGGEQEAGSRRDTASADGTPPAPLVAPAAADTASRSADADTADAVPADGSASDAGTADSAPAGPTPHADAAPVPRDTPPAPQDAAPVTDAVPLADAAPVADAAPLADSVPADATAPEPQDAAPAPNDQPWAASPQPQPQPQQQQQQQPGLPPLPPAFQPAAPAAAPQWPVQSQAQPTPAGVQDQTAPAPAWPQQPQPQPQQPNGYGFPQQGAYPPGAPNSQAAQGGYGFPHPSATPPAAPAPAAPQGSYGFPQQAPAPDAPAPEGTPQQGGYGFPHQGAAPGPGPSADPRFPAPNGAPDSAAQQGGYGFPQQGPQGDGVPPQAQPVDPRSGTAWPSPVTHDQRERSMPGAPLGYTAAVELSSDRLLRNNKPKPKSSRGPAVGASRFKFGAKKEEAERQQKLGLIRTPVLSCYRIAVISLKGGVGKTTTTTALGATLATERQDKILAIDANPDAGTLGRRVRRETGATIRDLVQAIPYLNSYMDIRRFTSQAPSGLEIIANDVDPAVSTTFNDEDYRRAIDVLGKQYPIILTDSGTGLLYSAMRGVLDLADQLIIISTPSVDGASSASTTLDWLSAHGYADLVQRSLTVISGVRETGKMIKVDDIVQHFQTRCRGVVVVPFDEHLAAGAEVDLDMMRPKTREAYFNLSALVAEDFVRAQQQQGLWTGDGHNPPPRLAPPMPGGQGAPGQPYPEQAQPYPGQQFQPGPPQPQPQAQPHPGQPYPVQGQPASGPPFPHQAQPQPGQPYGAQPGQPAPGRPFPNQAQPQPGQPLPDQGQFQPGQPQPGAHQPMPGAPGAPGQHFPGQPYAAQPGQPGQPAPGQPYPGAPLPPPGWQQQPVGEGAPGEPGPQGSVPPPGWPGQEGGGHAPQPPSAPQQ; translated from the coding sequence GTGAACAGCGACCAGGACCAGTTCCGCACCGGCGGGAACGCGCGCGACGAGAATCGGTCCGACGCCGATCCCGAGACCACGGGTGAGTTCACCATCGACTACACCCCTCCCGCCTGGTACACGCAGGGCGCGCAGGACACCCCGCCGCCGCCCCCGGCGCCGGGTCCCGACCAGCGGGCCGGCGCCGCGGGGCCTCCGCTGCCGCCGCCCGTGGGTGCGCCCCTCGACGTTCCGGGGCTTCCGCAGTCCGGCGGTTTCCAGCCGAGCTGGAGCCCGGCCCCGCCGCAGCCCGCCTTCCCGGGCCCCGTGCAGCCGGGCCCCGTGCAGCCGGGTCCCGTGTCCTCCGCGCCCTCCCCCGACGCCCACCGTCCCGCGGACGAGAGCCAGGCGTTCGGCGGCGGCGACATCGAGAGCGGCGCCACGATGCGCTTCTCCCCCTCCGCGCTGAAGCGGGAGTTCGCGCAGCTCGAAGCGGCAGCGGCGGCGGCGCGGGGCGAATCCGCCCCCGCGCCGGATACCGACGGCACGTCAGCTTCGCCTTCCGGCCACCCCGCGCCCGAGACACCCGCGACGCCCCAGAGCTCCGGCCCGGCGGCGGACTCCGGCAGCCCGGCGAATCCCGCCAGGGCGGCCGACCGCACCGACAGCCCGAATGCCGGGGCGCCCGACATGGTCGCGCCCTCGAACGCGGCGCACCTGGCGAGCGGTCCGGACTCCGCGAACACGGCGCCGGACTCCGCGAACACGACGGGCCCGGCCGACGGAACGGACTCGCCGAGCGCGGCGAACACCGCGGGCCCGACGCACCCAGGGGACGAGGAGGTGACGGGCCCGACCGGCCCCGACGCCCCGCCGTTCGGCACATCCGCCGCCGACGACTCGCCCGACCCGCGCTTCGACGGTACGTCCGCCGCTCCGGCCGGCGACGAAGAGGCGTCCGGGACGACCGTGATTCCCGACGCCAGCGCGGCTTCCGGCTCCAGCGCGGCTTCCCAGGCAGCCGAAGCCGAGACGCCGGGCGGCGAGCAGGAGGCCGGATCCCGCCGGGACACCGCATCGGCCGACGGCACGCCGCCCGCTCCCCTCGTTGCCCCGGCCGCCGCCGACACCGCCTCGCGCTCGGCCGACGCCGACACCGCCGACGCCGTCCCCGCCGACGGCTCGGCTTCTGATGCCGGGACCGCGGACTCCGCACCGGCCGGCCCCACGCCTCACGCGGACGCCGCGCCGGTCCCGCGGGACACCCCGCCCGCCCCGCAGGACGCCGCACCCGTCACCGACGCGGTGCCGCTCGCGGACGCCGCGCCCGTCGCCGATGCCGCGCCGCTCGCGGATAGCGTGCCGGCGGACGCCACCGCCCCGGAGCCCCAGGACGCGGCCCCCGCGCCCAACGACCAGCCGTGGGCCGCGAGCCCGCAGCCGCAGCCGCAGCCGCAGCAGCAGCAGCAGCAGCAGCCCGGACTGCCCCCGCTTCCGCCCGCGTTCCAGCCCGCGGCGCCCGCCGCGGCGCCCCAATGGCCGGTGCAGTCGCAGGCGCAGCCGACGCCGGCCGGTGTACAGGATCAGACCGCCCCGGCACCCGCATGGCCACAGCAGCCGCAGCCACAGCCGCAGCAGCCGAACGGGTACGGGTTCCCGCAGCAGGGCGCGTACCCGCCCGGCGCCCCCAACTCGCAGGCGGCGCAGGGTGGTTACGGCTTCCCGCACCCGAGCGCGACCCCGCCCGCCGCACCCGCCCCCGCGGCCCCGCAGGGCAGTTACGGCTTCCCGCAGCAGGCACCCGCACCGGACGCGCCCGCCCCGGAAGGGACGCCCCAGCAGGGCGGCTACGGCTTCCCGCACCAGGGAGCGGCCCCCGGGCCCGGCCCGTCGGCGGACCCGCGCTTCCCCGCACCGAACGGCGCCCCCGACTCCGCCGCCCAGCAAGGCGGTTACGGCTTCCCCCAGCAGGGCCCGCAGGGCGACGGCGTGCCGCCGCAGGCGCAGCCCGTGGATCCCCGGTCCGGGACCGCGTGGCCCTCGCCGGTGACGCACGACCAGCGTGAGCGGTCGATGCCCGGTGCCCCGCTCGGATACACGGCCGCCGTCGAGCTCTCCTCCGACCGGCTGCTGCGCAACAACAAGCCCAAGCCGAAGAGCAGCCGGGGCCCGGCCGTCGGAGCCTCGCGCTTCAAGTTCGGCGCCAAGAAGGAGGAAGCGGAGCGGCAGCAGAAGCTCGGCCTCATCCGCACGCCGGTGCTCTCCTGCTACCGGATCGCGGTGATCTCCCTCAAGGGCGGCGTCGGCAAGACCACCACCACGACCGCGCTCGGCGCGACCCTGGCCACCGAGCGGCAGGACAAGATCCTCGCGATCGACGCCAACCCGGACGCGGGCACGCTCGGCCGCAGGGTGCGCCGCGAGACCGGGGCCACCATCCGCGACCTCGTCCAGGCGATCCCGTACCTCAACTCGTACATGGACATCCGCCGCTTCACCTCGCAGGCGCCCTCCGGTCTGGAGATCATCGCCAACGACGTGGACCCGGCGGTGTCCACGACGTTCAACGACGAGGACTACCGGCGTGCGATAGACGTCCTGGGCAAGCAGTACCCGATCATCCTCACCGACTCGGGCACCGGTCTGCTGTACTCCGCGATGCGGGGCGTGCTCGATCTCGCCGACCAGTTGATCATCATCTCGACGCCCTCGGTGGACGGTGCGTCCAGCGCCTCCACCACGCTCGACTGGCTCTCCGCGCACGGGTACGCCGACCTCGTGCAGCGTTCGCTCACCGTCATCTCCGGGGTCCGCGAGACCGGCAAGATGATCAAGGTGGACGACATCGTGCAGCACTTCCAGACGCGCTGCCGCGGTGTGGTCGTGGTGCCGTTCGACGAACACCTCGCGGCCGGCGCCGAGGTGGACCTCGACATGATGCGGCCCAAGACCCGGGAGGCGTACTTCAACCTCTCGGCGCTGGTGGCCGAGGACTTCGTACGGGCCCAGCAGCAGCAAGGGCTGTGGACGGGCGACGGCCACAACCCGCCGCCGCGTCTCGCGCCGCCGATGCCGGGCGGGCAGGGCGCCCCCGGGCAGCCGTATCCGGAGCAGGCCCAGCCGTACCCCGGGCAGCAGTTCCAGCCCGGCCCGCCGCAGCCGCAGCCGCAGGCACAACCGCACCCGGGTCAGCCCTACCCCGTGCAGGGGCAGCCGGCATCCGGCCCGCCCTTCCCCCACCAGGCCCAGCCGCAGCCGGGCCAGCCGTACGGGGCCCAGCCCGGTCAGCCCGCGCCCGGCCGGCCGTTCCCGAACCAGGCGCAGCCGCAGCCCGGTCAACCGCTCCCGGACCAGGGCCAGTTCCAGCCCGGCCAGCCGCAGCCCGGCGCGCACCAGCCGATGCCGGGTGCCCCCGGCGCCCCCGGCCAGCACTTCCCGGGGCAGCCGTACGCGGCGCAGCCCGGCCAGCCAGGCCAGCCCGCACCCGGCCAGCCCTACCCCGGCGCCCCGCTGCCGCCCCCCGGGTGGCAGCAGCAGCCCGTCGGTGAAGGCGCGCCCGGCGAACCCGGGCCGCAGGGGTCCGTGCCCCCGCCGGGATGGCCCGGACAGGAGGGTGGCGGCCACGCTCCGCAGCCGCCGTCGGCGCCTCAGCAGTAG
- a CDS encoding ABC transporter substrate-binding protein codes for MARTVPSHRALRPSRPRSLAAAALTAALALTAAGPPPARGVTADDAKAGRKVLTAAVSQSVDSLSPFLAQRVISTSVHRLMYPYLTDYDPKDGHAIAGLATAWKASPDKLTWTYTIRGNSLWSDGQRVTARDAAWTFNTMMSDKGAATANGSFVANFKKVTARGPATLVIELKRPQATMTALDVPIVPAHVWEKVGDFTKFNNDQHFPVVGDGPFVLTDYKVDQYIKLKPNRSFWRGAPRFDELVFKYYKDNDAAVAALRKGEVSFVSNLTPAQASSLKSAPGIKVNDAPGRRFLALATNPGARSRDGTRFGDGNPALLDAKVRRALFASIDRGTLVDKVFQGHAVEGQGYIPPRFADYFWTPAAAQKISYDPARAAALLDAAGYRAGGGGKRLGRDGKPLSLRLLCHAVDPNDKAISKYLQEWWGRLGIGLTVDCVDNVTDPWAAGEYDLALDGYSVSPDPDYVLSIHTCAALPATPKVSGQTDDFVCDGRFDALYARQVAEYDTAKRADLVKRMESRLYDTGYINVMAYPNAVEAYRTDRIAAITTMPEAAGNIYGQDGYWSWWSAVPGAGAGAGPRGGASAGLVLGIVAGAVVLAGLGSFLVLRRRAGADDRE; via the coding sequence ATGGCAAGAACTGTCCCGTCGCACCGGGCCCTTCGGCCGTCGCGGCCCCGCAGCCTCGCGGCCGCCGCCCTCACGGCCGCGCTCGCGCTCACCGCGGCGGGCCCGCCCCCCGCGCGGGGAGTCACGGCCGACGACGCCAAGGCCGGGCGGAAGGTGCTCACGGCCGCCGTATCGCAGAGCGTCGACTCGTTGAGTCCCTTCCTCGCACAGCGGGTGATCAGCACCAGCGTGCACCGCCTGATGTACCCGTACCTGACGGACTACGACCCGAAGGACGGTCATGCGATCGCGGGCCTCGCCACCGCGTGGAAGGCATCGCCGGACAAGCTCACCTGGACGTACACCATCCGGGGGAATTCGCTGTGGTCGGACGGGCAGCGGGTCACCGCACGGGACGCGGCCTGGACGTTCAACACGATGATGAGCGACAAGGGCGCGGCGACCGCCAACGGCAGCTTCGTCGCGAACTTCAAGAAGGTCACCGCGCGCGGCCCGGCCACGCTCGTCATCGAGCTGAAGCGCCCCCAGGCGACGATGACGGCGCTGGACGTGCCGATCGTGCCGGCGCACGTGTGGGAGAAGGTCGGCGACTTCACCAAGTTCAACAACGATCAGCACTTCCCGGTCGTCGGCGACGGGCCGTTCGTCCTGACCGACTACAAGGTCGACCAGTACATCAAGCTGAAGCCGAACAGGAGCTTCTGGCGGGGCGCGCCCCGGTTCGACGAGTTGGTCTTCAAGTACTACAAGGACAATGACGCGGCGGTCGCGGCACTCCGCAAGGGCGAGGTGTCCTTCGTCTCCAACTTGACGCCCGCACAGGCGAGTTCACTGAAGTCCGCCCCGGGCATCAAGGTCAACGACGCGCCCGGCCGGCGCTTCCTCGCGCTCGCCACCAACCCCGGTGCGCGGTCACGGGACGGGACGAGGTTCGGCGACGGCAATCCGGCGCTGCTCGACGCGAAGGTGCGCCGGGCCCTGTTCGCGTCCATCGACCGCGGGACCCTCGTCGACAAGGTGTTCCAGGGGCACGCCGTCGAAGGCCAGGGCTACATCCCGCCCCGGTTCGCCGACTACTTCTGGACGCCGGCCGCCGCACAGAAGATCTCCTACGATCCGGCGCGGGCGGCGGCGCTGCTCGACGCGGCCGGCTACCGCGCGGGAGGGGGCGGGAAGCGGCTCGGCAGGGACGGGAAGCCGCTGTCCCTGCGCCTGCTCTGTCACGCCGTCGATCCCAATGACAAGGCCATCAGCAAGTACCTCCAGGAGTGGTGGGGCAGGCTCGGCATCGGCCTGACGGTGGACTGCGTCGACAACGTCACCGACCCGTGGGCGGCCGGCGAGTACGACCTCGCCCTGGACGGCTACTCGGTCAGCCCCGACCCCGACTACGTGCTGTCCATCCACACCTGCGCCGCGCTGCCCGCGACGCCGAAGGTGAGCGGACAGACCGACGACTTCGTGTGCGACGGGCGGTTCGACGCGCTGTACGCGCGGCAGGTGGCCGAATACGACACCGCCAAGCGGGCGGACCTGGTCAAGCGGATGGAGTCGCGGCTGTACGACACCGGGTACATCAACGTCATGGCGTACCCCAACGCGGTCGAGGCGTACCGCACCGACCGGATCGCGGCGATCACGACGATGCCCGAGGCCGCGGGCAACATCTACGGGCAGGACGGCTACTGGAGCTGGTGGTCGGCGGTGCCCGGGGCGGGCGCGGGCGCCGGGCCGCGCGGTGGCGCATCGGCGGGGCTCGTCCTCGGGATCGTCGCGGGCGCCGTGGTCCTGGCCGGGCTCGGCTCGTTCCTGGTCCTGCGCCGCCGCGCCGGGGCCGACGACCGTGAGTAG
- a CDS encoding ABC transporter permease produces the protein MTTASPAETPAAVVEARSGPRGRRLAAAGPALTYLRYVGGKLAGAVVSLFAVLVTSFFLFRIVPGDPVRTMTHGRQVSAGQLAALRSQFGLDLPLWQQFTDYCGKALTGDLGTSYQFHAPVGSLIAEKLPATLLLTGTAVVLYSALGIWLGTRSAWRSGGMGDRFNTGLALTLWSVPSFWLGLLLIITFSVGAGPVPGLFPTGGMESGDTSGFSYVLDVAHHLVLPVLTLVAVQYAQTLLVMRSSLLDEMGGDYLTTARAKGLRDVAVRRHHAVPNALLPTVTMLFINLGHVAAGSILVETVFSWPGLGGLFYQALSVPDLPLVQGLFMVFAGAMIVMNLLADLLYPLLDPRVGR, from the coding sequence ATGACCACCGCGAGTCCGGCCGAGACTCCCGCCGCCGTCGTCGAGGCGCGCAGCGGTCCGCGGGGCCGCCGTCTGGCGGCCGCGGGCCCGGCGCTCACCTATCTGCGCTATGTGGGCGGCAAACTGGCGGGGGCGGTGGTCTCCCTGTTCGCCGTCCTCGTCACGAGTTTCTTCCTGTTCCGGATCGTTCCGGGCGATCCGGTCCGCACCATGACCCACGGCCGGCAGGTCTCGGCCGGCCAACTGGCGGCTCTGAGAAGCCAGTTCGGACTCGATCTGCCGTTGTGGCAGCAGTTCACGGACTACTGCGGCAAGGCGCTCACGGGCGATCTGGGCACCTCGTACCAGTTCCATGCCCCGGTCGGCTCGCTCATCGCAGAGAAGCTGCCGGCGACGCTGCTCCTGACGGGGACGGCCGTCGTCCTGTATTCGGCGCTCGGCATCTGGCTCGGCACCCGCTCGGCCTGGCGCAGCGGGGGGATGGGCGACCGGTTCAACACGGGGCTGGCGCTGACGCTGTGGTCGGTGCCGTCGTTCTGGCTCGGGCTGCTGCTCATCATCACGTTCTCGGTGGGGGCGGGCCCGGTCCCGGGCCTCTTCCCGACCGGGGGCATGGAGTCCGGCGACACGAGCGGCTTCTCCTACGTCCTGGACGTGGCACACCACCTGGTACTGCCGGTGCTCACGCTGGTCGCGGTGCAGTACGCACAGACCCTGCTCGTCATGCGCTCCTCGCTCCTGGACGAGATGGGCGGCGACTATCTGACGACGGCCCGCGCGAAGGGGCTGCGCGATGTCGCGGTGCGCCGCCACCACGCGGTGCCCAATGCGCTGCTGCCCACGGTCACGATGCTGTTCATCAATCTGGGCCATGTGGCGGCCGGTTCGATCCTGGTGGAGACGGTGTTCTCCTGGCCGGGGCTCGGCGGCCTGTTCTACCAGGCGCTCAGCGTGCCCGATCTGCCGCTGGTGCAGGGCCTGTTCATGGTCTTCGCGGGCGCGATGATCGTGATGAACCTGCTGGCCGATCTGCTCTATCCGCTGCTCGATCCAAGGGTGGGCCGATGA
- a CDS encoding ABC transporter permease gives MTATSAPGTSGSLAWARRRDSVTRFWRAYRTQRSGLYGLAGLAVIGLLALTAPLTAGDDVQSVTSAPGGPLEPPSARFPLGTDQFGRSLLGLLVWGARISLAVGLLAAALSVAIGTLVGILAGHFGGRLATVLMRVTDWFLVMPTLVLAIVLATVMSHSLWTVVLAIGVTSWPTTARLVRAQTIAVESRPYIERARALGGGHGHVMNRHVLPNVMPLVLAQTTLGISNAILTEATLAFLGLGDPTVVSWGGMLQDAREAGAVSSGHWWYLAPPGIAIALVALSFTLCGRAVEAVLNPKLGVR, from the coding sequence GTGACCGCGACCTCTGCCCCCGGCACGTCGGGCTCCCTGGCCTGGGCGCGCCGCCGCGACTCGGTGACCCGTTTCTGGCGCGCCTACCGTACGCAGCGGTCCGGCCTGTACGGTCTCGCCGGCCTCGCCGTGATCGGCTTGCTGGCGCTGACCGCGCCGCTCACCGCCGGCGACGACGTCCAGAGCGTGACCAGTGCGCCCGGCGGCCCCCTGGAGCCGCCCAGCGCCCGATTCCCGCTGGGAACCGATCAGTTCGGGCGTTCCCTGCTCGGACTGCTGGTCTGGGGCGCCCGGATCTCCCTTGCGGTGGGGCTGCTCGCGGCCGCGCTGAGCGTGGCGATCGGCACGCTGGTCGGCATCCTGGCCGGGCACTTCGGGGGCCGGCTCGCCACGGTGCTGATGCGGGTCACCGACTGGTTCCTCGTGATGCCCACACTGGTGCTCGCCATCGTGCTCGCCACCGTCATGTCGCACAGTCTGTGGACGGTGGTCCTGGCGATCGGGGTGACGTCCTGGCCGACGACGGCCCGGCTCGTGCGGGCGCAGACCATCGCGGTCGAGTCGCGCCCGTACATCGAGCGTGCCCGCGCGCTCGGCGGCGGGCACGGTCACGTCATGAACCGGCACGTCCTGCCGAACGTGATGCCGCTCGTCCTCGCGCAGACGACGCTCGGCATCTCCAACGCCATCCTCACCGAGGCCACCCTCGCCTTCCTGGGCCTGGGCGATCCGACGGTCGTGTCGTGGGGCGGCATGCTCCAGGACGCCCGCGAGGCGGGCGCGGTCTCCTCGGGCCACTGGTGGTACCTGGCGCCGCCCGGCATCGCGATCGCCCTGGTGGCGCTGTCGTTCACGCTCTGCGGCCGGGCCGTCGAAGCCGTCCTCAATCCGAAGCTGGGGGTCCGGTGA